The Methylomonas sp. UP202 DNA window AAAGTCTCGCGAGCCGAGCTAAGGTTGTTCCTTTCGATCAAATTCGCCAAGCTGATTGAGAGATCACCATCAATATCTGCCGGAAACTTTCTATTTCCGGTCCGCAAATTCCGCCGCATGGCGGTTTTCTGGTCGCTCGAGCCGAATCTCGTGAAGCCCTCGAGAAACTACTGTACGAGGAGCCTTTCGTACAAGAAAAAGTACATGAATTCACGCGTGCCACGGAATTTAACACTGCGCAATGTCAGGACTTCATGAAAAGTTGGTTTGGTAAATAAGGTTACAGTATGCGGCACTTCTCAGAAATCGAGGCCATTGCGACCGAACGGCGCGGCGGCCCTTGGGGGCTAAAGGCCGCGTTGAGCGATACTCGACACATCAAACTTGCCGAAGTCATCAATGGGCCGATTGCCTCAGTTCCTTATGACTTATCACCAAGGCCTCCCTTCCCTGCTCAATCTGCGCGGCTGATCGACCAGTCGATCAATCTCTCGGCTGGTTTTCAACAAGTCGGCGTTGACATCAATTAAGCAGCAACTGGTCATGATGACCGCAAACACGAAAACTGCTGTCATTAATGCACAGCTGAACATTCGATGATAATAAAAAAATGCAAAAATGCCGGTTGACATTATCTCGGCATTGCGTGACGGCAAACCATTAGCCAATAGGAATTTTTACAAGCTACGATGACAGAGGTGCCGTTTAAAGTGGATAGCCTACTGTTAATCAAGCTTATTACTTTTAGCATCGCAGGTGAAGTTGAATCCCTCTGCCGATTCGTTTGAGCTCCATTGCGTCGCCAGATGGTTTATCTGATCCAATAAAACTTCCAGTTCGTGACCCCGCTGGGTAAAGCTGTAAGACACTTTGGGCGGAATACTGGCTTCTTGGTGTCGGACGATAATGCCTGCGTCTTCCAGCATGCGCAGTCGCTCGGTTAAGACTTTGGCCGAAATCGTCGGCATTTGTTTCTTGATCTGACCGAATCTCAGCGTGCCGTTCAAGCGAATCATCCACAAAATATAGGTCGTCCACGGTCCGGTCAGCAAACTCAGCAAACCGTGCATCGGACAGCGCATTTCGCTGTAATTGCGAATATCGAAAGCAACGACCTGTTTGTTTGATTTCTTCATGGTTACTTATAGGTAATTAGTTACTTTATTGTACCTAGTTGATTATAGTAACTATAGCCATAAAATAACAATCGTCAGGCCTGACGCAGCACATTCATACTTTTAGGAGATTTACGATGAAGCTTTATTACACGCCGGGCGCTTGCTCGCTTTCCCCTCATATCGTGCTCAGCGAAGCGGCTTATACTTTCGAGTTGGAGAAAGTCGATTTAAAAACCAAACAAACGGCAAACGGTCGGGACTTTAACGCTATCAATCCCAAATCCGTGGTTCCGGTACTGGAACTTGACAATGGCGAACGCTTGACGGAAGGCGTTGCGATTGTGCAGTATTTGGCGGACTTAAAACCGGAAGCGAATCTGGCCCCACCGGCTGGTACATTGGCGCGCGCCCGCTTGCAGGAATGGTTGAACTTTATCGCCACCGAATTGCATAAAGGCATTCATCCGATTTATCGCGTCGCCGACGCCGGCGAACAAGCCAAAGATTTCTATTTGCCACGTTTGAAATCTGCGCTGTCTTACGTCGCCGAACATTTAAAAGGTCAAGACTATTTAATGGGCGAGCAATTCTCGGTGGCCGATTCTTATTTGTTTACCGTGTTGGGATGGCATAAATGGATCGATTTAGATTTAGCGGAATGGCCGGCTTTGGAGGCCTATCATCAACGCGTAGCCGCCCGACCCAAGGTGCAAAGCGTGTTGCGCACTGAAGGTTTGCTCGTTTAACCTCCGCCTAACTCATTTAAATCAACGCGAAATCTGGCAGGTCTGATGACCTCAGACTTGCCATTTTTGCTTAAACCGAGCAGCCTACCGTCGTCAACGCATCCCGGCGCTATTTTCTAGAGGTGCGCCCAACCAATACACGAACCCTGGCGTTTTGTTCAAAGGCTGGTTTTAAGCGTCAACCGAATCGGCATCTTAAATTTTTTCCAAAATAGGGCTTTATATGCGTTACAACCAATTTGGCAGAAGCGGTTTATTTGTATCCGAGTTATGTCTAGGCACCATGACGTTTGGCGGCTCAGATAACTTTTGGGGGCAAATGGGCCAACTCAAGCAACGGGCCGTCGATGACATCGTCAGACTTGCTCTGGAGTCGGGTATTAACTTTATCGATACAGCCGACGTGTATTCATACGGGGAATCCGAGCAATTACTAGGACAAGCGTTAAAAAATTTGGCCGTCAAACGCAGCGATGCGGTTATCGCCAGCAAAGTTTTCGTTCCGTTTGGAAACGGTCCGAATGATCGTGGCGCATCCCGAGGTCATATCATGGACAGCGTTCACGCCAGTCTGGAGCGCTTGCAACTGGATCATATCGATCTCTACCAAATCCACGGCACCGATCCTGTTACGCCTATCGAAGAAACTTTACGAGCCATGGACGACTTAATCCACCAAGGCTTGGTACGCTATATCGGCATATCCAATTGGCAAGCCTGGCGCATCATGAAAGCTTTGGGAATGTCTGAACGCTTGGGCTTAAATCGTTTCGACTCCTTGCAGGCTTATTACAGTTTGGCCGGACGCGATATCGAGCGGGAAATCGTGCCATTGCTGGCGGAAGAAAAATTAGGGTTAATGGTATGGAGTCCGCTGGCAGGCGGCTTACTCTCCGGCAAATTCGGCCCAGGTTCGGAGCAATCGACCGACGAGGCACGTCGTGCACACTTCGATTTTCCGCCGGTTAATCGTGAGCGCGCCTGGGCGTGTATCGAAGTCATGCGCGAGATTGCTACAGCTCATGGGGTTTCGGTTGCCCAAGTGGCATTGGCTTGGTTACGCCAACAATCCCATGTCTCCAGCATTGTGATCGGCGTACGGACGCTACAGCAGCTACACGACAATCTGGCATCGATAGAGCTAGAATTAAGCGCTGAGGATTTAGCCAAGCTTGATACGGTTAGCGCGTTACCTTCTGAATATCCGGCCTGGATGATCGAGCGGCAAACTGCTAACCGACGCCCGCAACCGTTCCCGCAATAATCGCTTATACAAGGAGTTCCGTCGCATGAAATTCGGCTACACCATTATCTATGTCACGGATGTCTTAGCTTCTCTGACATTTTTCGACAAAGCATTCGGCCTTAAAACCCGATTTATCCACGAATCCGGCGGCTACGGCGAACTCGATACCGGGCAAACTACATTGGCATTCGCTTCCCACACGCTAGGAGCCTGTCGGACTTAACTTACCAGCACTTCTGTTGTCATCCAGCTCAGCGAAGACGGCGGTCGAAGGAAGGATTTGCCACTGGTTAGGCGAGCGTTTTGGCGTTGGATTCCGATAACGCCAATCGAGCCTTTTGCTGGCCAATCGTTTCGACCATTAGACGACCCTCGCCAAGATATGCATCCGTTTCAAGTTGAAGGCCATGGCCACCAGTTTCCACTCACCGGTGACCGCATCTAGACCGCGTAAGGAGAATTGGCGAAAGCCGAGTACCTGTTTGATGATCCCGAACACGGGTTCCACCGTGCATTTGCGCTTGGCATAACGGGCTTTGCCTTCGCGGGTTTTCAAGTACCAAGCCATCTTTTCCAGCGGATCGTCGCCAGTCGGTTCCGGCGCATCCGGGGCTAAACGTTCCGCCAACGGCCGATGATGACTGTCACGGCCCATGGCGATTAAAGGTTCGATCCGGTTTCGTTCGCAAGCCTGGACGTTGGCGGCACTGAAGTAGCCGGTGTCCGCCAGTAGGGCTTCGGCTTGGCCCAAGGCGTCGGGCAGTTTTTTCAGTTCGGCCAGCATCGGCTCAACTTGTTGTTTGTCGTTGGTCTGCTGCGTGACCGTGGTGGCCACGATCAGCATCGTATCGACATCGACGGCGGCCTGACTGTTGTAGCCTTGCACAAAGCCTTCGTGACTCGGCAGGATGCGCGATTCCTCGTCGGTCAGGTTGATTTGATCGTCGGGCTTGGGGCCGGCTACCGGCGCCTTGGGTTCCGGGCCTCGCGGCTTTTGGCCAGCTTGCCGCTGGGCTTCCCGGCGGGACACCTTGTCCTCGTATGCCTGTTCGGCTTGCGCGTCGCGCGGTTTGGCCCGCTCGGCGATCTTGGCTTTCGCTTCACGCAAGGCTTTCAGCCGGTCTTCCCGCCGCGCCAATTCGTCCGGCAGATCAAGGCCGTCCCGGTCGTCCACCGCGTCGGTTTCGTCGGCCTTTTGCAGTAAGGCCTGAACTTCGTCTCGTAGCTGTGCTTCGAGCTTTTCGATATGGCTGTGGGACAAGGCCTTGTGCTTGGAGGCATTCGCTTTGAGCTTGGTGCCGTCCAACGCGATTTGCCCCAGCTTCACCAACTTCATCGCTTGCGCCAGACTCAGCACTTGGACGAACAGGTCTTCCAACTCGACCAGGAACGTCTTGCGGAAGTGAGCCAGGGTATCGTGATCGGGATGGGTATCACCAGACAAGAAACGAAACGCCACCGAATCGTAGGTGGCCCGTTCGATCTTCCGGCTGGAAAACACGCCGGTGGCGTACCCATAGACCAGCAGTGCCAATAATATCGCCGGATGGTGCGCCGCCGAACCCCGACCTTGATAGCGGCTCGTCAACCGGCTTAAATCCAACTGCTCGATGACTTCGACGACAAAACGCGCCAAGTGATCCTCCGGCAACCATTCGTCCACCGAGGGGGGTAATAGATAGATTTGATGGCGGTTGACAGGAATGAATCGACTCATCAAGGGCTCTCCCGGTTGCTGGTTCTTTCTATACCACCTATTTTATCTAACCAAGTTACCGAATGGACTATTGGCTTTTAAGTCCGACAGGCTCCTAGGCAGCAGCAATCTGCCGAATGGTTATATTGCCGCCGACGCGTCGCCGTTACCGTTAGGTATTGAAATTGCGTTGGTTACCGACGATGTAGCGGCTGCGCATCGTAGAGCAATTCAGGCGGGTGCGCTCTCACTCAAAGAACCGATTCAAAAACCTTGGGGGCAGACCGTAGCCTACGTGCGTTGTCCAGACGGCACACTGGTAGAATTGTGCTCGCCGGTGGGGGGCTGATGCTATGGCCTCTAGCGACAGCACCGTCGCCTTTATCCTTGAGCAAGTTTCTACAGCGGGAGAGTTTCGCGCCAAGAAAATGTTTGGCGAGTATGGGCTGTTCTGCGGCGATAAAATGGTTGCCCTGATTTGCGATGATCAGTTGTACGTCAAGCCTACGGATCAAGGTAAGACATTTCTGGGCGAATGTCCCACACAGTCGCCTTATCGCGGAGCCAAACCGTGTTTTCTGATTGCCCAAAGCCAATGGCATAACGCCCTGTGGCTGATTCATTTATTGCAACTGACTGCATCCGGTCTTCCTCCGCCCAAGAAACGCTCCACCAAGCTTAAACCCAACACTTAACGTTTAATCAATGGACTGTAGCTATGATCTCGTTCGACAGCATTTTGGCCCGCGCCCAACAACGCAAAGGCGGTGCAGCGGCGCTCCAAGCGCTACTGCCATCCTCGCCCGATCCGCAACACCTGCAGCAACTCGGCGACGACCGGATACTGGCCGAAATGAGTAAACGGGTGTTTTGTGCCGGGTTTTCCTGGACGGTCATCGACAACAAATGGCCGGAATTCGAAACCGCTTTTTTAGGTTTTAATCCGGACACGCTGGTATTTCAGCCCAACGAGTTTTGGGATGCGCTGTTTGCCAATCCGCGGATCGTACGCCACGCCGCCAAAATCTTGTCGGTACGGGACAACGCCGGCTTCATTCGAGAAATCGCCAGCGAACATGGTAGCTTCGGCCAGTTTTTAAGCGCTTGGCCGTCGGCACGGCAATTCGATCTGCTGAATATCTTGAGCGAACGCGGCAGCCGCCTGGGCGGTAATACCGGACAGATGTTTTTGCGTTACATCGGCTGGGATGGCTTTGTACTTTCCAAAGACGTAATCCTTTGTCTGCGCGATGCCGGTCTGGACATAGGCGCAGAGGCTAAATCCAAAAAAGATCAGGCCAAGGTTCAGGCCCAATTCAACGCCTGGGCCGAGGAAACCGGTCTTAGCTATAGCCATTTATCCAAAATTTGTGCGCTCTCGATCGGCGAGAACGCATCGGAAACCAGCGAAACCGAATAACCGGTATTCAACCACATTGCAATTCACTGAAACAGGAATCGATATGAAGTTTTATTTACTGGAAGGTCATCATCTTATGTCGTTCGAGCATATCCCCAGCGCATTGATCGACGCGCATCACCAGTTTCTGCAATCCGGCTATGACGATGGCCATTTTTTATTTTCCGGCCCACAACAACCGCCGCACGGCGGCTTTTTAGTCGCCCGGGCCGTATCACGGCAACAATTGGATGCCTTACTGGCAGAAGAACCGTTTGTTCGTGAAGGTGTTATGGAGTTTTCCGCAATTACCGAGTTTGAAGCGGCGCAATGTCAACCATTTTTAAACGAATGGTTTGGTAAATAGGCGTTCTAACCCCTCATTGGGGCAAGCGGACTATACCGGCCACAGCCTGTAATGCCTGCGGTATTAATTCCAGAGCCAGCACATATTGATCCTCAATTTGATCGGCATTGCCAATACCAAACTCGATAGCCGGCCGAAAATCAAAGCGCGCGTAAAAGGCGGGATCACCTACTACGAAGACCGCGGCATGGCCCAAGTGCTTGGCGCGCTGTAAGGCTTCTTTCACCAACAGCGTGCCCATGCCTTGATTGCGATAAGCGCTGTCGATGCAAACCGCGGCTAACAGCAAAACCGGATGCCGGTGAGTTACGTTGTCGATCCAAGTGCGAGTTAACATGACATGACCAATGATACTGTCTGCGTTTTGCAAAACTAGAGTCAGCTCCGGGATATATTCTTCCGCATTGCGCCGACGATTGACGAAATCCTGCTCGTCGCCTTCCGCATAGTAGGCGGTCTGAAAAGCCGTTTGCAGTAGATGATGAATAACCGCAAACTCGTCGGCAGACTCTGGTCGGATAGTAAGTTTTAGTGATGCACCTGGTTTTTGCATGAATCTTGACACTAGTGAGCTTAAAAGCGCCGGTTGATTTTCGGGCCACTTCGAATGGTGTAACAGAACAAAATTTTTTGCACGCTATAGCCAATGTTCGTATTGGGGTAACTCATCGCCAACGTGCAGCCAAACGGCTTGGCTTTTGGTCCAGATGTGATAAGTGCCGAATGATCGTAAAGCGAGCTTATTGATCAGGCCCTTTAAAGTTTTAACATTTTTGCTTTGGCATTGTTGGAAAGCCAGAGATTCGGTGGCTTTAAACAATGCTTTTGAGAAATAAGTTAAAACTTCATGTTGCCGAATCTATAGTGTTACATCAATCGCATCCGGTCCATCAAGTCCCGTAAAACAAGCTGCGTTCTGCAGACTGGATCTGCTCCCTTTGATGGTTTTGGCTCGATTGAAAAACAGTTACATCTCCCAGGAGATAATGGAATTGGCTTGCTGGAACGGTTACCCTCTGGTTAAATCCATCAATATTGCATCAGCGGATAATCGGTGTAGCCTCTGGCGCCGTCGCTATAGTAGGTGCCCCGATCGGGTTCGGTGAGCGGCGCATTATGCACAAAGCGAGCAACCAAATCCGGGTTGGAGATAAACCAGGAGCCGTAGGCAATGGCGTCGGCTTCCCGATTTTCTATGGCGGCATTGCCGGTTTGCTGGGTATAGCCGCAATTGGCAATCAACACGCCGTTATAGCACTGCCGTAATAAAGGCATGATATGCCCGACGGTCGCCATAAAGTGCCGGGTTTCAGGTTTGGGTTCCAGCACGTGTAAATACGCCAGATCGAAGTCGTTGAGTTTTTCTGCCGCTCTGCCAAAGGTAATTTCCGGGTGGGTATCGCGTATGCCCCAAACCTTATTCGTGGGCGAAATGCGAATACCGACCTTGGCGCTGCCAATAGCATTGCAGAGGTCGGCAACAATTTCCAACATGAAACGCAGGCGATTATCGACAGAACCTCCGTATTCGTCGGCCCGCTGATTAATGCTGTCACGGGTAAACTGATCGATCAGAAAACCGTTGGCGGCGTGAATTTCAATACCGTCGAATCCGGCAGCTATCGCCCGTTTGGCGGCGGCGACAAAGGCTTGCCGGGTTTCGCCGATTTCGGCCTTGCTTAAGGCTCTGGGCAGCACAAAAGCTTTTTCCACGCCGCTGGGGGTAATGATTTGTCCTGGAGCCGTTGCCGGAAACGACGAAACCGGCTGTTGGCCCTGGATAAAATCCGGGTGTACCAGATTGCCCATGTGCCAGAGTTGTAGAAAAATACGGCCGTCTTTAGCGTGCACCCGATCGGTAACTAACGCCCAGCCTTTTTGTTGGGCATCGCTAAAGCAGCCTGGAGCATTACGCCATCCCATGCCGAGCGGGGAAACTGCTGCCGCTTCGGCGATGATCAGTCCGGCGCTGGCGCGTTGCGCGTAATATTCGGCCATCAGCGCATTCGGGATACCGCCGGCGGAGGCGCGGCTCCTACTGAGTGGTGCCATGAAGATACGATTGGGCAGCTCGTAGTTGCCAACTTTTATGGGTGTAAATAGATCGGTCATAGGAGTTCCTTAATATCCAAAAGATTTAACGTTTTATTGAGCTACGTGTATCGATAGCCCTTTTTGGCCCGGTGCCAAATGCGCATTCAAAGTCTGCCGCCCGTTGTAATCGCCACTGTTTTGTCGGCGGTAGGCAATGGGCGTATCGGTGAAAAGACCGTTCACGCGGTCGCACCAAACCGTTTTCGCCTGATCGACTTCCATCTGTGTTTTGAAGTGTGCTGCGCCGTAAACCGTGTGAGTCGGCAGCACATCCATACCCGGGTAAAAGAGAGCGCCGTGGGTAAGCGGAAAAAGCAGTTCCTCAATCGGACCATTGATACCGCGCGGGCCATAATCCGCTTCCGGCCCTCCCGTCATCACGCAGACCAAGGCGCGTTTGCCTTTCAGTAAACCTTCGCCGTAACGATGCTGGTTGGTACCATCCTTGAACCCATAGCCAAAACCAAATGCATATACCCGTTCGATCCAGCCTTTCAGAATGGCTGGCACCCCGAACCACCAAAGCGGGAATAGGAGCAGAACAGCATCGGCACGCTTTAGTTTTTCCTGCTCAGCAATGACATCCGAACTCTGATTTCCTGTCGCATAAGCGTGGGCAGATTCCCCGACAAAAGACAGCCGCTCGGAATTTGCCCGCTCGGGAAAATCATCGGCATCAAACACCGCCTTCCATTTCATGCCGTACAAATCAGAGCGCATAACGTGATGTCCTTGATCTTCCAGAGTATCAGCGGCCGCTTCAACCATTTGGCACGTCACTGACGACGGTTCTGGATGGGCATAGACGATCAGGATATTTTTGCTCATGCGACTACTCCTAGACGCTCACGCGCTCACTTGGATTGTTTTTGGCCAGCAAGCGCAACTGGTTCAGGACATCCTCAACCTCGGCACGTTTACGATAATTATTGGGAACATAAGCCCACGCGATCATTCCATCTTTACCGATGATATAGGTGGCGGGGTCGGCGAAAGCATAGGTGCTGTTGCCGTTGGCTTTTTCGATGTCGACACCGAAGGCATGAAGCAGTTTTTGATGCGCTTCAGGCAAAATGAACGCTACACCAAACTGCTTGGCGACGCGGGTGTTCGCATCGTGTAACACATCAAATGCAGGCGCGCGGATAACGGTATCAAGCGTTTCCTCCGGCAGATTAGAGTTCTCGAGCGTTTCGTAGCCGTTAGGCCCTTCCGAAGAAATGGCGACAAGTTCCGCACCCAAAGACTTCATATCCGTATAACGCGCGTTATAGCTTTTAAGGTGCAAATTGCAGTAGGGGCACCACAAGCCGCGATAGAACGTCAGCACCAGCGGTCCATTTTGCAGATAGTCCGACAGACTGCGTGTTACGCCGTCATAATTTTTCAGCGTAAATTCCGGGGCCTTGTCACCCGCTTTTAACGCTTTCTCGATAATCGGCAACGAGCTGATTTCGCCCGCACCTTGCTCAATCAACGTATTCAACTCCGGCGGCAGTGTTTCTCGAAAGGTTTGGATGAGCTGTTGGATTTGTTCATTAAGTGACATCGTTCTACTCCGTGTGTTTGGTGCTTGCAGAATAATCCCGACTTAGATATAAATAAAATTAATTATTTTTCTATAAATGATTCACGATATGAATACCAAGAAAATAGATCTCAATCTATTGGTGACGTTAGAAGCGCTGCTGACCGAACGCAATGTGACCAAAGCCGCCGAACGGCTTTATCTGAGCCAACCCGCTGTCAGCACCCAGCTGAACCGCTTGCGGGATTTGTTCGACGACCCACTGTTATTGCCTTCGCGGCGCGGCATGACGCCGACTGCCAAAGCGCTGGAAATGCTCGAACCGTTACGTCAGGCTTTGGAACAACTGCGCTACACCTTGCAAAGCCATATGGATTTCGATCCGCTTACCGCCTCGTTGACCGTTACTGTCGCCTGTACCGATTACGTACAGGCGGCGGTACTCATGCCGCTGGTGTTAGCGCTTAGAAGCAATGCGCCCGGCGTGCGTATCGCCGTTCGGCACTGGAGTCCGCAGCAGTTGCAGCAGCAACTGAGCAGCGGCGAAGTCGATTTGGCCATCACGACGCCCACCGCTGATCTGCCTCAGCTGAGAAGCCGGCACTTATATGACGAAAGCTATGTTCTCATCGGACGCCGGGAGCATCCGTTGCTTCAACCCGATTTGACCATAGAGCAGGCGGTACAACTGGAGTATGTTATCGTATCGCCGTCGGGCGGCGGCTTTGCGACGCCGATCGACGACGCCTTGGCGGCAGTGGGTTTCCAGCGCAAAGTCGTAATGTCGGCGGCTTCATTTTTGTTCGTGCCCGAACTCGTCGCCAACAGCGATTTGGTTGCGCTGGTACCCAGGCGTTTACTCAACCGCCATGACCGGCTGACGTTCATCGACCTACCCTGGCTGGCCGAACGCTGCGCTATCAGTTTGATCTGGCATGAGCGGACCCATGGACACGCCGGACATCGTTGGATCCGTGATTTGTTGGTGGAACTAACGGCAGACAAAATATAGGGGACTTGGCGAAATCAAGCGCAACAGATTCGGGTCGCTTGCATCCGACGAGCTACCCACAATCTGCCGTTTCGTAAAACAGGTTCAAAGGACCGAATGTTGCGCAAAACCACAGAACCGAGCCTTCCATCGTCAAAAAGAACGCGACGAGTCACACTCTTTATGCCACACTTTGGACGCTACCTTCGGTTACGGTTTTGGTGAAAACCCACAATGAAGCGTTATATCCCAGCACTTGTCGCCGTATTCCTCCTCGTTTCCGCGCTGTTGCTTGGCATCCTCATCCCCGGCGGCCCCATCGAAACGCGAGATTTCTCTCACATCTCACCGTTAATTCTCAGCGCGTTTAACCTATTCCTTACCGGCCTGGGAATGGGCAGTATCGCATCGGCATATTTCGTTCTTCAGCAACAACGATTCGCATTTTGGGTTTCCGCCATTTGTGGAGTGTCCTATCTCCTTGTGCGAAAAAACCTTCCACTTGCACACCCAAGGTCATGTGAGTTGCGCGGCTTGTGTGTTACTTGCTGCACACTGGTTGAACCAACTTGCACATGAGAATCTGAAGAAATCAGCCACTTAAAGCCGTACGTAACGGCGGCAAAATATTGCCGCTTATTATTGGTGCTAGCTTCGAGTGGCGGCAAGCCGATACCGAAAAGGCCGTCAGAACGCCATAAAACCGTCAAAATTCTCTGGCACAAATTATGCTAATAATTTAAAAACTGATTTTGAATGTTTGAATTACAGTTTAATAAGGAGATAGAGCATGTTTGTAAACACGACATCGAATACGCACCCGACTTACGGCACCTCATCCGTTGCCCGCAATTATCAATCTAACTCAGCCAACAATATCGTCGCTGGTAATACTGCGAGTAGCGGTGATAGCGTACAAATAAGTGGCTCCGCATATAAGGCTTTAAACGACTCAAATGCCACAACATCAGATGGCGTTAAGCTCATTTTTGATCGAGTAAATAGTGACCCAGAATTTGCAAAGGAGATGGCTAAGGTATATACATACTCTAGAGATTTTGAGCTTGTAGATTTAAATGATTTGCCCAGCCTAAGTGACACATCGGCCATGTCCGCATATACTCAACACGTCAAGAGCTTTGAAAATGAAGCAGATAAAATTAGGGACCAGCGAATTCAGATTTATACTGAAATGAAAGGCAGTGGAGCTAGTGACGCAGATATATTTAACAAGATTATGCAGTTTAATAAAAATTTGCCGGAAGATTACCAATTAAAAACGGGCCTTGATAAATATAGCCAATATTTAAAATTTACATGATGATTCTAAAAACCGCCTTTATATTTAAAAATATAAAGGCGGTTATATCATACTTAATATTCGTAGTTCACAATAACCTGATCGACTTGACCATAAGCAGGCGGAGATACCGAGCCAGAACCTGCGACTCCGAACGCATAAATCATTTTTTTGTTCGCAAGACGTCCATTGAAGCTTGAAGTAGAGCCACTTCCAGTACTGGTTACATTTATACAAGCACTTGTTGTATCGTGGCACAGGTAGACTATCAAGCCGGTCGGATAGCGGGATAGCCCCCAAGACCAAACCACGGATGTAATGGTAGCTGTAGCAGGAATACTACCAACTGGATTCAGTTGAAGATAGTAATAGATCCCTTTGCTATATAGCGTCGGACCTCCGGCGCTATTTGCCCAAGCACCACCGGTGGCGAGTGGGACAATACCTAAACTTTCAACAGGGTCAGTTGGTGCTCCCATTGGAGCTGACATAATTTCTGATGCCGGTATAAGCTGAACGGTGGCCGCCACAGACCCTGTCTGAGCCAGTACAGGCTGCATCAATGCCATTAAGCCTAAACTGAGAAGAATTTTCCTGCCAATTGATTTTGTAAGCATACCATTACACTCCTAAAAAATAACTCCAAAATGTACTTCAGTTTGCGGGCAACGAGCTTAGCCCGCGACCGAGTATAGTTTACAGCCTAACATCTGAACTGCGTCATATCGTCACAGGCGCAATCTAACCGTTAGTCATTCATCGCCCACTCTGAATTTCCTTCTCCAACGCCTTCCAAAGCCAATCCTCACCATAGGAGCTTTTGGTTTCTTGGCACAGGTGTATCCAACCCCATTGCCATTCCATAAAATCCGATTGCCAGGTTTTCCATTGTTGTTCGGTCGGTGGTCCGTATCGCCAATTGGGTGCGAGTACTACACCCAGGCCAAGCGGCACGTCAAACCCGTATTGGCCTTGCAACAATAGATACATAGCTCGGCGACGATTGGCCCACGAGGCGAAA harbors:
- a CDS encoding peroxiredoxin-like family protein: MSLNEQIQQLIQTFRETLPPELNTLIEQGAGEISSLPIIEKALKAGDKAPEFTLKNYDGVTRSLSDYLQNGPLVLTFYRGLWCPYCNLHLKSYNARYTDMKSLGAELVAISSEGPNGYETLENSNLPEETLDTVIRAPAFDVLHDANTRVAKQFGVAFILPEAHQKLLHAFGVDIEKANGNSTYAFADPATYIIGKDGMIAWAYVPNNYRKRAEVEDVLNQLRLLAKNNPSERVSV
- a CDS encoding flagellar protein FlhE → MLTKSIGRKILLSLGLMALMQPVLAQTGSVAATVQLIPASEIMSAPMGAPTDPVESLGIVPLATGGAWANSAGGPTLYSKGIYYYLQLNPVGSIPATATITSVVWSWGLSRYPTGLIVYLCHDTTSACINVTSTGSGSTSSFNGRLANKKMIYAFGVAGSGSVSPPAYGQVDQVIVNYEY
- a CDS encoding NAD(P)H-dependent oxidoreductase — translated: MSKNILIVYAHPEPSSVTCQMVEAAADTLEDQGHHVMRSDLYGMKWKAVFDADDFPERANSERLSFVGESAHAYATGNQSSDVIAEQEKLKRADAVLLLFPLWWFGVPAILKGWIERVYAFGFGYGFKDGTNQHRYGEGLLKGKRALVCVMTGGPEADYGPRGINGPIEELLFPLTHGALFYPGMDVLPTHTVYGAAHFKTQMEVDQAKTVWCDRVNGLFTDTPIAYRRQNSGDYNGRQTLNAHLAPGQKGLSIHVAQ
- a CDS encoding LysR family transcriptional regulator is translated as MNTKKIDLNLLVTLEALLTERNVTKAAERLYLSQPAVSTQLNRLRDLFDDPLLLPSRRGMTPTAKALEMLEPLRQALEQLRYTLQSHMDFDPLTASLTVTVACTDYVQAAVLMPLVLALRSNAPGVRIAVRHWSPQQLQQQLSSGEVDLAITTPTADLPQLRSRHLYDESYVLIGRREHPLLQPDLTIEQAVQLEYVIVSPSGGGFATPIDDALAAVGFQRKVVMSAASFLFVPELVANSDLVALVPRRLLNRHDRLTFIDLPWLAERCAISLIWHERTHGHAGHRWIRDLLVELTADKI